A region from the Benincasa hispida cultivar B227 chromosome 12, ASM972705v1, whole genome shotgun sequence genome encodes:
- the LOC120067096 gene encoding general transcription and DNA repair factor IIH helicase subunit XPB1 has product MGHGDKGRPSKKPKFGKEDYKKASFEEDDVYHLDDLDDDDRYGDKDGGKRDFSKLELKPDHANRPLWACADGRIFLETFSPLYKQAYDFLIAIAEPVCRPESMHEYNLTPHSLYAAVSVGLETETIIAVLSKLSKAKLPKEMIDFIYASTTNYGKVKLVLKKNRYLVESPFPEVLQKLLKDEVIGRARIIPEDSRGNGDFTISKTAGELGSRHEGLLNEAEAAAAAEERETHSFEIDPSQVENVKQRCLPNALNYPMLEEYDFRNDTINPDLDMELKPQAQPRPYQEKSLSKMFGNGRARSGIIVLPCGAGKSLVGVSAASRIRKSCLCLATNAVSVDQWAFQFKLWSTIRDDQICRFTSDSKERFRGNAGVVVTTYNMVAFGGKRSEESEKIIEEIRNREWGLLLMDEVHVVPAHMFRKVISLTKSHCKLGLTATLVREDERITDLNFLIGPKLYEANWLDLVKGGFIANVQCAEVWCPMTKEFFAEYLKKENSKKKQALYVMNPNKFRACEFLIRFHEQQRGDKIIVFADNLFALTEYAMKLRKPMIYGATSHIERTKILEAFKTSRDVNTVFLSKVGDNSIDIPEANVIIQISSHAGSRRQEAQRLGRILRAKGKHQDRMAGGKEEYNAFFYSLVSTDTQEMYYSTKRQQFLIDQGYSFKVITSLPPADAGAELSYHRLDDQLALLGKVLNAGDDMVGLEQLEDDADQIALDKARRSMGSMSAMSGANGMVYMEYSTGRKLAGQGQLKSKPKDPAKRHHLFKKRFA; this is encoded by the exons ATGGGACACG GTGACAAAGGAAGACCCAGCAAAAAACCTAAATTCGGCAAG GAGGATTACAAGAAAGCTAGTTTTGAAGAAGATGATGTATACCATCTTGATGATCTTGACGACGATGATCGCTATG GTGATAAAGACGGAGGCAAGAGAGATTTCAGCAAATTGGAGTTAAAACCTGACCATGCTAACCGGCCGTTATGGGCTTGTGCTGATGGTCGGATATTCCTTGAAACTTTCTCGCCCTTGTACAAACAGGCATATGATTTCCTTATTGCCATTGCGGAACCAGTTTGCAG GCCCGAATCAATGCATGAGTACAACCTCACTCCACATTCCTTGTATGCTGCGGTTTCTGTTGGTTTGGAGACAGAAACAATTATAGCGGTTTTGAGTAAGTTGTCTAAGGCCAAACTTCCCAAGGAGATGATTGATTTCATTTATGCTTCTACTACCAATTATGGCAAGGTGAAGCTTGTCCTTAAAAAGAACCGATATCTTGTGGAATCCCCATTTCCAGAG GTGTTGCAGAAATTGCTCAAGGATGAGGTTATAGGCAGAGCCAGAATCATTCCCGAG GATTCTCGTGGAAATGGTGATTTTACAATTAGCAAAACAGCAGGTGAACTTGGCAGTCGCCATGAAGGATTGCTTAATGAAGCAGAAGCTGCAGCTGCAGCTGAGGAAAGAGAAACtcattcatttgaaattgaCCCATCACAG GTTGAAAATGTTAAACAACGCTGCCTGCCCAATGCCTTAAATTATCCCATGTTGGAAGAGTATGACTTTAGAAATGACACT ATCAATCCAGACTTGGATATGGAACTGAAACCACAGGCTCAGCCTAGGCCGTATCAGGAAAAGAGTCTTAGCAAAATGTTTGGAAATG GTAGAGCAAGATCTGGCATTATTGTACTTCCTTGTGGAGCCGGGAAGTCTCTGGTTGGTGTTTCTGCGGCCAGTCGTATCCGGAAAAGTTGTTTATGTTTAGCTACAAATGCTGTATCAGTGGATCAGTGGGCTTTTCAGTTTAAGTTGTGGTCTACCATTCGAGATGATCAAATTTGTCGGTTCACATCAGATAGTAAAGAAAGATTTCGAGGAAATGCCGGGGTGGTTGTTACAACCTATAACATGGTTGCTTTTGGTGGTAAAAGATCTGAAGAATCTGAAAAGATTATTGAAGAAATCAGAAACAGAGAATGGGGACTACTTCTTATGGACGAG GTGCACGTGGTTCCTGCTCACATGTTTCGTAAGGTTATCAGCCTGACTAAGTCTCACTGCAAGCTTGGACTTACAG CCACACTTGTGAGAGAAGACGAAAGAATTACAGatttaaattttcttattgGTCCCAAGTTGTATGAAGCGAACTGGTTGGATCTTGTGAAAGGAGGATTTATTGCAAATGTGCAGTGTGCTGAAGTTTGGTGTCCTATGACAAAGGAGTTTTTTGCTGAATATCTGAAGAAAgaaaactcaaagaaaaagcag GCTCTTTATGTAATGAACCCCAATAAGTTCAGGGCGTGTGAGTTTCTCATACGGTTTCATGAACAGCAGCGTGGTGATAAGATCATTGTTTTTGCTGATAATCTTTTTGCACTTACGGAGTATGCAATGAAGCTCCGTAAACCTATGATTTATGGTGCGACAAG TCATATTGAGAGGACAAAAATTCTTGAAGCATTCAAAACTAGTCGTGATGTGAATACCGTTTTTCTTTCAAAG gTGGGCGATAACTCTATCGATATTCCTGAGGCAAATGTGATTATTCAGATTTCATCACATGCGGGTTCAAGACGTCAAGAAGCCCAACGTCTGGGGCGTATTCTTAGGGCCAAG GGTAAACATCAGGACAGGATGGCTGGGGGTAAAGAGGAGTATAATGCCTTCTTCTATTCGCTTGTTTCTACTGATACACAG GAAATGTACTATTCAACTAAACGACAACAGTTTCTGATCGATCAAGGTTATAGCTTTAAG GTAATTACAAGCTTGCCACCAGCGGATGCAGGAGCTGAGTTGAGCTATCATCGTCTTGATGATCAGTTGGCACTTCTTGGGAAG GTACTGAATGCAGGCGATGATATGGTAGGATTGGAGCAGTTAGAAGATGATGCAGACCAAATTGCACTCGATAAGGCTCGGCGTTCAATGGGATCCATGAGTGCAATGTCGGGAGCAAATGGCATGGTTTACATGGAGTACAG CACTGGACGGAAACTTGCGGGTCAAGGGCAGCTTAAGAGCAAGCCAAAAGACCCTGCGAAGAGACATCATCTGTTCAAAAAGCGGTTTGCCTGA